The Lentisphaerota bacterium genome has a segment encoding these proteins:
- a CDS encoding site-specific DNA-methyltransferase: MTKHPKLELTWIGKENRPRLEPRVLLEDPEKSYHAAHRVKDWPQENAKNTKDSVRSLRSFAAKSDSAVGDLFDNRLIFGDNLLALKALEQEFAGKIKCIYIDPPYNTGSAFTHYDDGVEHSIWLSLMRDRLEILRRLLSEDGSIWVNLDDNEGHYCRVLMDEVFGRPNFLADVIWEKADSPRMDVKLFSSRSDHILVFAKNAGSVAMNRLTDDEVPQHYSKTDEVGRRYYLKPLRAMGSDGFREKRPSMYYGVVAPDGATVFPMNPDGSDSRWRWGQDKLERDKHLLEWVKTKSGWSLYFRIYHENSAGKPPETIWFNADVGSNRTSKAEIKGLFGSEVFDTPKPEGLIRRVVHIASNPGDWVLDSFAGSGTTGAVAHKMGRRWIMVELGEHCHTHIIPRLKKVIDGEDPGGISKAVNWDGGGGFRYYKLAPSLLEKDKWGNWIISKEYNAALLAEALCKLEGFRYEPSESVYWQQGRSTERDFLYVTTQNLNASQLAQLNDEVGEGRSLLVLCSAFRGNPENWPNLTVKKIPRHVMTRCEWGHDDYSLNVANLPKAPPKPGQLELSLD, encoded by the coding sequence ATGACCAAACACCCCAAACTCGAGCTCACCTGGATCGGCAAGGAGAACCGGCCGCGCCTGGAGCCGCGCGTCCTGCTGGAAGACCCGGAGAAATCCTACCACGCGGCGCACCGGGTGAAGGATTGGCCGCAAGAGAACGCAAAGAACACAAAAGATTCTGTGCGCTCTTTGCGTTCTTTCGCGGCAAAATCGGATTCCGCCGTCGGCGACCTCTTCGACAACCGCCTGATCTTCGGCGACAACCTGCTGGCGCTCAAGGCGCTCGAACAGGAGTTCGCGGGGAAGATCAAGTGCATCTATATCGATCCGCCGTATAACACGGGATCGGCCTTTACGCATTATGATGACGGGGTGGAGCACTCGATTTGGCTGTCATTGATGCGGGATCGGCTGGAAATCCTGCGGCGGCTGCTTTCAGAGGATGGTTCGATCTGGGTGAATCTGGATGATAATGAGGGGCACTATTGCAGGGTGCTGATGGATGAGGTGTTCGGCAGGCCGAATTTCCTTGCGGATGTTATATGGGAAAAGGCGGACAGTCCTAGAATGGATGTTAAGTTGTTCTCATCGCGAAGTGATCACATTCTAGTGTTTGCAAAGAACGCAGGAAGCGTCGCAATGAACCGGTTAACCGACGACGAAGTGCCCCAGCATTACAGCAAGACTGACGAAGTCGGTCGCCGTTACTACCTGAAACCGTTGCGGGCAATGGGATCTGACGGGTTTCGGGAAAAGCGGCCCTCCATGTACTATGGGGTGGTTGCGCCCGATGGGGCGACGGTCTTTCCGATGAATCCCGATGGATCTGACAGCCGCTGGCGATGGGGGCAGGATAAACTCGAGAGAGATAAGCATCTGCTTGAGTGGGTGAAGACTAAGTCCGGGTGGAGCCTCTACTTCCGCATCTACCATGAGAACTCTGCGGGCAAGCCGCCCGAGACGATCTGGTTCAACGCTGACGTGGGAAGCAACCGCACATCCAAGGCAGAGATCAAAGGACTCTTTGGCTCAGAGGTGTTTGATACTCCGAAGCCTGAAGGGCTCATCCGCCGGGTCGTTCACATCGCATCAAACCCCGGTGACTGGGTGCTCGATTCCTTCGCCGGTTCAGGAACAACCGGGGCGGTCGCGCACAAGATGGGGCGCCGGTGGATCATGGTGGAGTTGGGCGAGCATTGCCATACGCACATCATCCCGCGCCTGAAGAAGGTCATTGACGGCGAGGACCCGGGCGGGATCAGCAAGGCGGTCAACTGGGACGGCGGCGGCGGGTTCCGGTATTACAAACTCGCGCCTTCCTTGCTGGAGAAGGACAAGTGGGGCAACTGGATCATCAGCAAGGAGTACAACGCCGCCTTGCTGGCCGAGGCGCTCTGCAAACTGGAGGGCTTCCGCTATGAGCCGAGCGAGTCGGTCTACTGGCAACAGGGACGTTCCACTGAGCGGGACTTCCTGTATGTCACCACACAGAACCTGAACGCCTCCCAGTTGGCGCAGTTGAACGACGAGGTCGGCGAGGGGCGCTCGCTTCTTGTCCTCTGTTCGGCCTTCCGCGGCAACCCGGAGAACTGGCCGAACCTGACCGTGAAGAAGATACCGAGGCACGTCATGACCCGCTGCGAATGGGGGCATGACGATTACAGCCTGAACGTCGCCAACCTCCCCAAAGCCCCGCCGAAACCCGGCCAACTGGAGTTGTCCCTTGACTAG